The sequence ATGAAACATTGATCACAGTCGGGACACTGGTACGGTTTCTCTCCAGTATGTGTTCGCTGATGTATCTTCAAGCCACATGTATTGGAATACTGTTTCCCACACTCAGAGCAGACAAAGGGCTTTTCCCCAGTGTGCATTCGCTGGTGGACTATGAGTTGGTGTCGGTAACCAAAAcactttccacagtcagagcaaagGTAAGGTTTTTCTCCCCTGTGCGTTATACTCCGATGTTTTTGTAAGAGGTTGGAAAGACAATAACTTTTATCACATTCAGAACATTGATATGGTTTCTCTCCGGTATGTCTTGACATATGAACTTTCAACTGAATTGATCTTGAGAACTTCTTATCACATTGCTCACATTGGAAAGATTTGTGTCCCAGATGTAAGAGCTTGTGTTGATTTAAGCATCCCGCCGAGGAGAAATTTcgcccacagtcagagcagtgatgAGGCTTCTCTCCTCTGTGAATCCTTTCATGTGCTTTTAAGTCCTCTTCGATAAGGAAGGTTAGACCACAGTCAGAGCAGAGgtgaggcttctctccagtgtgctcTTGCATATGTCTCTTGAATTGTAACGCATAAAGGAAATATGAATTACAATCGGCACAATGGTAAGTTTGCTCTCCAGTGTGCGAGTACATATGTATCTTAAGTTGTAATTGTCTTGAGAAACTCTTCTCACAATGAGAGCACTGGTAAGGTTTCTTGCCAGCATGTACTGCCAAGTGTTGTTGAAGATTAGATTTCCTGTAGAAACTCTTCTCACAGATGGGGCACTGGTGAGGCTTTTCCCCCGTGTGTATTTGCCGATGCCTAGTAAGACTGCGTAGTTGAGCAAAGCTCTTTCCACAGTCAGAACAAATACAAGGCCTTTCTATATGAGACTTTGCCTGATGATCTTTTAATCTTCTGGAAGTCGGATACCTTACCAGGGTACGAGAAGTTATCTCGCAAGCATGTAAAAGCAAGTGTTCTTTAAGATACGATTGTTTTGAGAAACCCTTCTCACAGTGAGGACACAGATGAGGGTGAGGGTTCTCTACAGAATGTTCATGCAGGCGTTGATTAATATTTAAACTTTTTTCGACGGCATGTATTTCCTGACATTGTTCTCCTACATTTCTGGTACTTGGTGACCCATCAGAATCAGTATGAGTCATCATATGTTCTGTCAATCCATCTGAAGTACTGTATCTCTTCTCACATTGCAGACAGTGGAAAGGTTTCTCTCCCATGTGTAACTGCATGTGTTCCTTTAAAGTTTCCTCAGCGGAGAACCTTTGATCACAGTCGGGGCAGTGGTGAAACATCCCTACCTCATGAATTAACAGGTGGTATTTAAGATGGGGCTTGGTTTTAAAACTCTTCTTACATTGACCACATTGGTACGGTCGCTCCCCAGTATGCGTCATCGTATGAACTTTTAGCTGATCTGAATTGGTGTACCCTTTGTCACATTGCGTGCAACGGAAAGGCTTAATCCCTAAATGTGTCCGCTTGTGTTTAGTTAAATACCGCGCTGTAGAAAATGTTTGCCCACAGTCAGAACAGGGGTGAAGCTTCTCTGTGTGAATCGTCTCATGTGCTTTTAAGTCCTCTTCTATAAAGAAACAAAGATCACATTTGGAGCAGAGgtgaggcttctctccagtgtgctcTTGCTTATGTCTCTTAAATTGTAATGCATTAACGAAATATGAATTACAATCTGAACAACGGTAAGGCGTCTCTCCAGGGTGTGTGTACAGCTGTTGAGTATGGTCTGATGCTGTGCAAGTCTTCTCATGGTTAGGGTATTGATACAATTTCTCTCCAGAATGTACTAACACGTGATTAGGATCAGAACTTTTTACTACAGCATGTGATACTTCCTGACATTGTTTTTCACAGTCAGGGCATTGGTAAGGTCTCACACCAGAGCATATAACCATATGATCATTCATATGATCTGATCTAGTGTACTTCTTACTACACTCTAGGCAGTGGAAGGGTTTCTCTCCTGAATGGAACAACGGCATGCGTTTCCTGATACATCCTGTCGAAGAGAAACTCCTACCGCAGTCAGAGCAGTTCTGACACTTCTCTTTAGGATGGACTGTCTTGGGTCTCTTCGACAATGTCACAGTAGAGACACTTTCTTTGCTACCCGAACAGTGGGGAGGCGTCTCTCCGGAGTGCAGGCGCCGTTTAAGACGTGATTGTTTTGTGAAGCTCTTCTCACATTGAGAACTGTGAGATCTCTTTTTTTGGAGTCTTGGGGACTCTTTTTGGGGTCTTGGGGACTCTTTTTGGGGTCTTGAGCCCTTTCCTGTACGAATGACAACAGAGAAAAAAACATGTCAGCTGCTGAAACAAGTTACACCATATCAATTGAACACAGTTGGCATTTTAGCAGTAGATATTAAAATAttttgggggcggcaggtagcctagtggttagagcgttggactagtagccgaACGGTTgcaggatcgaatccccgagctgacaaggtaaaaaatatgtcgttctgcccctgaacaaggcagttaaacccactgttcctaagccgtcattgtaaataagaatttgttcttaaccgacttgcctagttaaataaaggataaataagtGTATAAAAAAAGTTATACCATATCAATTGTTGAACATAGTTGGCATTTTAGCAGtagatgtaaaaaaataaaaataaaagtcatTAAACAGAATAAAACAGCATAAATACTACTTGTATTAAGTATTTTGGGGACCCCACAGACAGTTCTACTATATCTAGGATTCAATAACTTTAGGATAGGGTATGTTGTAGAGCATGCGTTTTCCCAACTCCTCTGTAGTTGCCTTCCAGCGATTGGACAAGACACCCAAGGATTCAGGGTCAAATacataatttataaaaaatatatataaaaaactgaaaacatGCCCTAAACACATTCAATGCACTCTGTTCTGTTCATACCATCATCAGCAAAGACAGaaatcatctcctcctcctcttctactttgatgttgactctctggccCGGCATAAACCTGCAGTCCTCCAGCAGCACCGTTAACCTCTTTAGAGTCTGCCAAGACGCCATCTCTGGGGCCTGCTGCCCACCGTCACAACCAGGACCCAGTGACTCTGTACATTTGGTCTCAGACTTGAAAGAAAGAGGTGAGTTGGGTTAATCTTCACTGTTCTAaaaaaaacaccacacacacacacaccgaaggGGAACTCAAATTTTAAGCAGCGAGCTAGCAGTCGGTTGTTAAGCAGCGAGCTAGCAGTCGGTTGTTAAGCAGCGAGCTAGCAGTCGGTTGTTAAGCAGCGAGCTAGCAGTCGGTTGTTAAGCAGCGAGCTAGCAGTCGGTTGTTAAGCAGCGAGCTAGCAGTCGGTTGTTAAGCAGCGAGCTAGCAGTCGGTTGTTAAGCAGCGAGCTAGCAGTCGGTTGTTAAGCAGCGAGCTAGCAGTCGGTTGTTAAGCAGCGAGCTAGCAGTCGGTTGTTAAGCAGCGAGCTAGCAGTCGGTTGTTAAGCAGCGAGGTAGAAGACGGTTGTTAAGCAGCGAGGTAGCAGGTTGTTAAGCAGCGAGCTAGCAGTCGGTTGTTAAGCAGCGAGCTAGCAGTCGGTTGTTAAGCAGCAAGGTAGCTTGTTAAGCAGTAGCAGGTTGTTAAGCAGCAAGGTAGCAGTCGGTTGTTAAGCAGCGAGCTAGCAGTCGGTTGTTAAGCAGCGAGCTAGCAGTCGGTTGTTAAGCAGGTTAGCAGCAAGGTAGGAGTCGGTTGTCACCGTTTTCCTCACCCTGTTTGTTAGTGTGTGAAATTTTGAGTGAACAAGTTCACTTGTATGGTAAAACAGAGACACTGGTTCTGTTCCAGTTCCCTTTAACAGTCCATTTTTCAACCTGATGTGCTAGGACCTACGCTGCAGAGGCCCAGTTAACCTTCCTGATTCAGATCTAGCCGTTCATGTTCAAGTCTTCATAAACGGAACCCCCCTCACTCTCACCTGTGGTATAATGAGCCAGTGTGGAACTGGCTCTGCCTCCAGCTTCCTGCTGGGAAACCAACCCCCTCCCTCTTCATTCTGTTCTCCATGGCAACATGCTTGTGAGCTGCCCGCTGTCGCTGATTGGCTGGGACCCGTGGGGACAACGCTAGCCTCTTCCTCTATTCCGGTGATGTCTTCTTTCAGTTGTAGTAACCGAGACATTCCTTGTTCCTCTGATTCTGTTAAATCAGCACTCTCACAATATTCCTCCAATATTTTACGACGCAGTGAGCGTCTACTCTCTCCTTTGACTTCAGACCCATCTCGGCAACATATTCCACACCGCTCGCATAGATAACGTAAATTATCCTCGGTTAAAGTCCATAAACTCAGTGCTATGTCATCCAACAATGTTTCCCTCTCTGGACTCATTTTCTCACGTGGTAAACAAGGCAATAGTCCGTTTGGTAAATGATGACTTGCCAGCTGGTTACTCTTCAAAATTTCTCACAATCCCCAATTAGCACTCAGCAGGCAGGAGGCCCGCCAAAGCGATTCTGGTGCTTTTTAGATGCAAATCAACTCGCCAGAGATACAAAAACTTGTCTGCTCTAGCTTTTCTTCTGCGCCTGTGCtcacatgaagatcagtcaatgtgCTGTTTCCAGCATCAGGATGAGGAGCAGGATGAGTATGTCCCGCTGTCCTTAaaattagaacacac is a genomic window of Oncorhynchus tshawytscha isolate Ot180627B linkage group LG11, Otsh_v2.0, whole genome shotgun sequence containing:
- the LOC112262143 gene encoding zinc finger protein 585A, which gives rise to MSPERETLLDDIALSLWTLTEDNLRYLCERCGICCRDGSEVKGESRRSLRRKILEEYCESADLTESEEQGMSRLLQLKEDITGIEEEASVVPTGPSQSATAGSSQACCHGEQNEEGGGWFPSRKLEAEPVPHWLIIPQSETKCTESLGPGCDGGQQAPEMASWQTLKRLTVLLEDCRFMPGQRVNIKVEEEEEMISVFADDGKGSRPQKESPRPQKESPRLQKKRSHSSQCEKSFTKQSRLKRRLHSGETPPHCSGSKESVSTVTLSKRPKTVHPKEKCQNCSDCGRSFSSTGCIRKRMPLFHSGEKPFHCLECSKKYTRSDHMNDHMVICSGVRPYQCPDCEKQCQEVSHAVVKSSDPNHVLVHSGEKLYQYPNHEKTCTASDHTQQLYTHPGETPYRCSDCNSYFVNALQFKRHKQEHTGEKPHLCSKCDLCFFIEEDLKAHETIHTEKLHPCSDCGQTFSTARYLTKHKRTHLGIKPFRCTQCDKGYTNSDQLKVHTMTHTGERPYQCGQCKKSFKTKPHLKYHLLIHEVGMFHHCPDCDQRFSAEETLKEHMQLHMGEKPFHCLQCEKRYSTSDGLTEHMMTHTDSDGSPSTRNVGEQCQEIHAVEKSLNINQRLHEHSVENPHPHLCPHCEKGFSKQSYLKEHLLLHACEITSRTLVRYPTSRRLKDHQAKSHIERPCICSDCGKSFAQLRSLTRHRQIHTGEKPHQCPICEKSFYRKSNLQQHLAVHAGKKPYQCSHCEKSFSRQLQLKIHMYSHTGEQTYHCADCNSYFLYALQFKRHMQEHTGEKPHLCSDCGLTFLIEEDLKAHERIHRGEKPHHCSDCGRNFSSAGCLNQHKLLHLGHKSFQCEQCDKKFSRSIQLKVHMSRHTGEKPYQCSECDKSYCLSNLLQKHRSITHRGEKPYLCSDCGKCFGYRHQLIVHQRMHTGEKPFVCSECGKQYSNTCGLKIHQRTHTGEKPYQCPDCDQCFIRVDSLKHHQSSTHTGKWPFNCIICGKGFSSSCELKGHMRSHSGDKPYQCPVCEKRFTLAGTCRKHQKTHTVREKPHACSECEKSFVNVQRLKVHKRVHTGEKPYHCSDCGKNFTQLTSLNRHKVKQHKRI